From Thermodesulforhabdus norvegica, a single genomic window includes:
- a CDS encoding PIN domain-containing protein, translating to MPSEKSITLVDANVILRYLLKDNKELYAKAEEVFNAVFDGKAKVLLLESVLAEVVYVLQKLYKVSRSEISEVLRELIELKGIKALNKSHLLKALEIFENKNLDFVDCLLCAYGKEREVITFDKNLQRCLKSIP from the coding sequence ATGCCTTCAGAGAAAAGCATAACTCTGGTTGATGCGAATGTAATACTCAGGTACCTGTTGAAAGACAATAAAGAGCTTTATGCAAAAGCGGAAGAAGTGTTCAACGCAGTATTTGATGGAAAGGCTAAAGTTCTTCTTCTTGAGTCAGTCCTGGCGGAAGTCGTTTATGTTCTTCAGAAGCTTTACAAGGTAAGCAGGTCGGAGATATCGGAGGTTTTGAGGGAATTGATTGAACTCAAAGGCATAAAGGCTTTGAACAAATCCCATCTTCTTAAGGCTCTTGAAATCTTTGAAAATAAGAATCTTGACTTTGTGGATTGCCTCTTGTGTGCCTACGGCAAAGAGAGGGAGGTCATCACCTTTGACAAAAACTTGCAAAGGTGCTTAAAAAGTATCCCTTAG
- a CDS encoding AbrB/MazE/SpoVT family DNA-binding domain-containing protein: protein MPIAKITRKGQVTIPAEIRKKLGTDLVEITMKEGEVVIKPVKKLGGVLLEYAIKGKPIEEVMKMEKEAIADAFREKHNSG, encoded by the coding sequence ATGCCTATTGCTAAGATTACCAGAAAGGGTCAGGTTACGATACCTGCAGAGATAAGAAAAAAGCTCGGAACAGACCTCGTGGAGATAACCATGAAAGAAGGGGAGGTGGTGATAAAGCCGGTCAAGAAACTCGGAGGAGTTCTGCTCGAGTACGCTATTAAAGGAAAGCCTATAGAAGAGGTCATGAAGATGGAAAAGGAGGCAATAGCTGATGCCTTCAGAGAAAAGCATAACTCTGGTTGA